The nucleotide sequence GCGTTCTGGCCACGCATGGTCGCCGCGGCCGTAAGCATCGCCGCTCCGGCGAGCATCATGATCGCGGCCATGACGGCGATTGCCTTGCGCAGTCGGCGTTCGTCAGCAGTTGTAGTCATTTGTCCTCCTTCGTTGGCCGCGGGGTGCGGCACCTACGAAGGACAGATGCGGACGGGCTATCAGGCGCAACGTTTTCCGCGGAAGTTCCACGCGCTAGGTCTGGCGCACTTCTCCCCGGTTATTGGCCGAACCCCACGCGTGCTGCTTGATCATCAACGTCAGCCAGCCGGAGAAGGCCATAGCCGTGATGTTCACGAAGAGTTGCAGAGTGCTGCCCCAGACCTGAGACCAGGCGGCGAAGGCCAAGCCGACGGCCACGTTGCCCGCCGCTGGCACGGTGGCAACCGAGATGAGCACCCCGGTCAGCTCGCCTGACTTGCTAGACGTCAGTGCGAGCACGCCCGCAGCTCCCGCGATCAATGCCACGAGCACCGACCAATGGTCCGGCGAGTAGATGAACCCGGTAAGTGGTCGGGGTCCGGTCGCTTCGGCCTCGCTGATCCAGCCAGCCCACCTGCCCATGGCCGCAGCGACGGAAGTCACAGCGATCGCGATCACGTAGCCCATGGCGAGAGTGCGCAGTGCCCGGAACAGCAGTTCGCGGCGCCGACGCACGAGAGAAAGTCCCAGGGCGGCTACGGCGCCGAATTCGGGACCCAGAACCATGGCTCCGATCAGCAGAATCTGGGAGTCGATCACGATGCCAATCGCGGCGATCATGAGCGCCATGGTCATGAATGCGACGTAGGTCTTGTTGATCTCGGTGTCTTCGTACGCCCGGTGGATCACGTCTGCCCAGACCACGGCGTCCGCGCTAGCTCCGGGGGCTGTCAGCTCCGCGTCAAGTTCCCGTTGCGAGATCCACGTCTGGACCGGGGTGATCTGGATCGCTCCCTGACGTGGCACTCCCAGATCGCGCAGGCGGTTGACCACATCGTTGGCGGCTTCCCGCACTACCTCCGCCAAGATCAGGTCCGGCGCGGGGTCAGTCGCGACGGATCGCAACACGGCCATCTGGCTGACGGCGGCATCGCCCTTGAGGTAGCCGACGACGGCGTCGGTCAGATCCGCTGGCGAGTAGACGCGGACATGCAACACATGTGAATGGTGCACCAACTTGGCGGTCAGGTCCGGGACCTGGGCCGGGATTCGTCGCGGACGCGCGCGCCTTCAGCTATCTCGCGTGCAGTAGTCGCTCGTGCCGTCGGCATTGGGAATGCACACTGGGTGTGTGAGCGTCCATCCGGTCCCGAGCCCAGCGTCTCAGAGGCCTGCTCATGCCTGCGGCATCGCGCAGCTCTCGTTGGCGCTGGCGCTTCTGGCTGGGCTCATAAGTGGGTCAGATGCAGGAGTCGGTCTTGCAAGCGTCGCCACGGTCGCCGGGGCCGCCACGCGCGCCGGGGCCGACGCGGCCGCCACGGCCGCCCGGCGTCCGTTCCCGCAGCATGTCAAGTACGCCAAGAGCGTCCTGGTGCCACAGGTGCCAGGCGCCACGCGCGACTCGGTGACCTTGCGGTTCTGGCGGGCGTGGAAGAGCCGGTATCTGCGCGCCAGGGGCAGCCCGGGACTCTGGGTTCAGCACAGACCCGGAACGAACGTGTCAGAGGGCACCGGATACGGCATGGTCCTCTCGGCCTATTTCGGCGACCGGCGGACTTTCGACGGCCTGTACCGCCACTTCCGCGCCCATCCGAGCAGGTACTCCCCGGATCTGATGGCCTGGAAGCAGAAGCTCATCGACGGTCGCATGGTGGATGTGGCGGGCAGAGACTCCGCGACGGACGGTGACCTTGACATCGCCTACGCACTGCTGCTCGCCCATCGTCAGTGGCGATCACGTGGTCCGATCGACTACCGGGCGCAGTCGTTGCTGGTTTCGCGAGCCGCTCTGGCCCACGATGTCAATCCGAGGCTGGGCAACACGACTCCTGGCGACTGGGCGGCTGGCAAAGACACTCGTCGGACGCGCACGAGCGACTTCATGCCCGCGCATTTCGACGCCTTCGCGCGGGTGGACCCGGATTCGGCCTGGCAATGGCGCCGGGTCAAGCGGTCCACTTCCGCCATCGCTCTTGCGCAGTTCCGAAACGGCAGCCGTCGCACTGGTCTTCTGCCCGACTTCATGGCCTATTGGCGCGGTGAATGGCGGCCCGTTCGCGGCGTCTACCTGGAGTCGAAGCACGACGGCGATTTCGGCTACAACGCCTGCCGTGATCCCTGGCGTTTGTCGCTGCCCTACCTGCTGATGGGTCAGCGGCGCCTGAGGCCCCTGCTTCTGAAGCACACTGTCTGGCTTCGGACTGAGACGAACGGTGACCCCGCACAGATCCGAGCGGGCTACTACGTTCGGAACGGCCCGAACGGGCAGCCGTACAGGAACTACCCGGATCTGGCTTTCACCGCCCCTGCGGCAGTCAACGCCATGCTGGGCGGTGATGGAGGCCAACGCTGGCTGAACCGACTGTGGCGTGCGATCACGCGGGGGCCGTCTACGTCCAACTACTACAGTGATTCGCTGCGCCTCATGGCGCTGCTGATCCTCAGCCGCAACTGGTGGCAGCCGTGACCGGTATCCTCGGTCCTGGTATCTGACGGTTGGATGACCGACCGGTCATGCATGGGCCTCTAGCTCAATGGCAGAGCTGCGGACTTTTAATCCGTAGGTTGCGGGTTCGAGTCCCGCGGGGCCCACCATCTGCCCACCGAGCTGGCTGCGTAGTGATGTTGTAGCGCTTCCGGCCACTTCAGATACGCGAAGCGGCCACATTTGGCCAAATTCGCGACAAGATCACTGAGCGGGCCGACTGGCCCCCGTATAGGCCGGTCGGGAGTGGCGATGTTCGTCCTAGCGGCGCGTCAGGAGGATCTCCAGGTCATCCAGGGGGTCCTCGATCTTCTTGAATGACTTCGCGAGCTTCCCGTCCAGGTCCGAGGGGTAGGGGTGGGAGACCAGGTATGCCCTTACTAGTTCAGCCTGCCGACTCACCCGGGCGTCAAGCTCGGTCACTCTGGCCCGCACGTCACCGAGGACTTCATCCCTGACGGCCTTCCAGATCTTGCGGGCTTCTCGCTTGTCGCCTTGCTTCCACTGGGTCATTCCCTTGTGGAGCCCGCGCGATATCCGTGGGTAGATGCGCTTGTCGATCTTCCACGCGGTGATCGAGGACTTCTGGACTGCTTCCCATAGGGCTTGACGCTCTGGAGGAAGGAAGTACGCCTGCAGCTCAAGGTCGCTGACGGTGTGGTAGGTCTGCTCGGCGCCATAGTCTGTTGCCCACCGGATCCTGCGCATGCACCTCTTGACGAGGCGGGGGGTGATCCTGGGGTATCGGGCCTTGCGCGAGCCAAAGACCGAGTGGCTGTTTGACCCAACATCCTGAGCGGCTGCGAGCGAGCCGACCAGTGGGGCCGGGTGTTCAGCCTGGGCGGTTGAGCCAACACCCGTAGCATTTGCGCTGACCAGCGCAAGGGACGCGGCTGCCGCTCCCACCGTACGTCTCCATGACACCTTGACCACCTCGTCACTCACCAAACGCCACCTGGCACGCGAAACAAGGGCACAGTCCCAAATTACTGCCTGCTGGGCCGCGAAGCCTGACGGATCAGAACGGGTTAGCGCGACGGAGTCGGCCGTGTCGTGATCCTGTAGCGCTTCCGGCCACTTCAGATACGCAAAGCGGCCACATTTGGCCAAATTCGCGACAAGATCATCAGGCCGGGCCAATCGGCGCCGCTCCTGGCCATTCGGCGGAAACGGCCGCTTCGCACAGACGCGACCGTTACGCGAAGAAACACCCGTTGTAACGGGCGCGTCTGTACCCAAACATGCGCGTTTGTCGGGAACGGCCGTTCCTTGCGGCGGGTGGCGCACGCCGGGCGGCGGGCAGAGGTGGCTCGGGGACCCCAAATGTGTGCGTAGCCTTGATGGCATGCCCCTCGCCATGGACCTGGCCGGAACCACCGTCGCTCTGGCCGCCGAACCGGGCCCACGGTATGTCTCCCTGCACGATCGAGACATCGCTTTCAGGTACTGGCCGGGCAATGGGCCAACCGTTCTGCTCATCCACGGCTTGGGCTCATCGGGAGACGAGTGGGATCTGGTAATTCCGCATCTTCGGGCCGCTGGGCATGGCGTCGTGGCGATAGATCTGCCGGGTCACGGCAACTCCGCCAGGGGACGCGAAGACTACAGCCTGGGCGCCACCGCGAGCATCGTGCGGGACCTAATGGACCACTTGGGGATCGATCGGGCGATTCTGGCTGGGCATTCTCTGGGCGGCGGGATCGCCCTGCAATTCACTTACCAGTTCCGGGAGCGTATTTGTGGGCTCGTTCTCGTGTCGAGCGGCGGGCTGGGCGGCGAAGCAACTGGATGGCTGCGGGCCGCGACCTTGCCGGGTTCAGGGCTTGTGCTGGCCGCGATCGGCAGCCGGGCCACAGTTCGCTCAGGCGATTGGCTTGGGCGGCGGCTGCGGAGACGCGGTATCGCACCCCGGGTGCTCGACCCCGACTCGTTAGCCAAGCTCGCCTCTTTCGGTCATCGCCCCACCCGGATGGCGTTCCTAGCGACCCTGCGCAGCGTGGTCGATCGATCCGGGCAGAGCGTCTCGGCGCTCGGCAAGCTGACCGTTGTCGGCGACCTGCCTGTGCTGCTCGTGTGGGGCGCCGACGATCCGACCATCCCGATGAGCCACGCTCAGAACGCCATCGCGCGCTTGCCCCACGCGAAGCTCGTCGTGTTCGATTCAGTTCGCCACGAACCGCATCGGGATCGCCCCGCTGACCTCGCGGCTCTGGTGGTGAACCACTTCCGTGGGTGGGGCTTGGACGCGGCCTTGTCGACGAGTATCGATGGAATGCGGTACGACGGGTTACTGTGAGGAGCTGAAGGGCAGGCGTGGCCGCTGGCGAATGACGGTCAGCGGATGAGATTCGGGGAGCGATCGAGTGATGCGACAGTCCAAGATTCTGACATTGACCGGCGGCTTGGCGGCGATGTCGCTGGTCGTAGCGGCGTGTGTCCAAGCTCCAGCTTCTCCCGCGGCCAGCTCGGCTGCGGTGGTCCCCGAGGCGAGCCCGACCGTCACTGACCCGCCGACGGTCTCTACCCAGGAATTCGCCCCTACCGCGGCGAGCACGGAGCCGATCCGGTTCTCGGTTGCAGCCACCGGGGACTTCCTGATCCACGGCCCGGTGTACGCCAGGGCGCTGCGCAACGGCGGCGGCCGCACCTACAACTTCCGCCCGATGTTCCGGTACATCCGGTCATACATCCGCCGTGCTGACTTGGCGATCTGCCATTTCGAAACCCCGATGGCTCCCGGCGCGCCAGCTGGGTACCCGGTATTCAACACACCGAAGAAGCTAGCCAAGGACGCTCGGGCTATCGGCTGGGACATGTGCGACACCGCTTCGAATCACACGGTCGACAAGGGACAAAGAGGCGTCAACTCGACCCTCAAGGCCATCCGGTCCGCCGGTATCGTGTCGCATGGTTCCGCGAGGAAGAGCAGTCGCTACGACATACCCATGGTGGAGGTGCAGGGCGTCAAGGTCGCTCTGCTGTCCTACACCGAGTCGACCAACGGCATCCCCCTGCCGCACTCTTGGAGCGTCAATCTGCTGGACACGACAAGGATCAAGTCCGACGCGGCAAGGGCCAAGGCCGCTGGAGCGAAGGTCGTCATAGTCAACATGCACGCGGGCACGGAGTACCAGCACGCGCCCTCCGCCCGCCAGCGCCAGGTGGCGCGCATCCTGACGGCTTCCCCCGACATCGACGCGATCATCGGTCAGCACGTGCACGTCGTCCAGCCCATCAAGTGGAAGCACGGCAAGCCAATCGTCTACGGCGAGGGCAACCTGATCTCGAACCAGACTGGGGCATGCTGCCCAGCAGCGTCGATGGACGGGATCCTGGCCCAGCTCTACTTCGTCGTCGATGGGGATGACGTCAGCGTCGAGCGCGTTAAGTACGTGCCCGTCACCGTCCGGAGACCGGACTACGCCGTGATCCCGATTGGCAAGGGACTGCGGAAGGGCTTGATGAA is from Candidatus Nanopelagicales bacterium and encodes:
- a CDS encoding DUF389 domain-containing protein is translated as MLHVRVYSPADLTDAVVGYLKGDAAVSQMAVLRSVATDPAPDLILAEVVREAANDVVNRLRDLGVPRQGAIQITPVQTWISQRELDAELTAPGASADAVVWADVIHRAYEDTEINKTYVAFMTMALMIAAIGIVIDSQILLIGAMVLGPEFGAVAALGLSLVRRRRELLFRALRTLAMGYVIAIAVTSVAAAMGRWAGWISEAEATGPRPLTGFIYSPDHWSVLVALIAGAAGVLALTSSKSGELTGVLISVATVPAAGNVAVGLAFAAWSQVWGSTLQLFVNITAMAFSGWLTLMIKQHAWGSANNRGEVRQT
- a CDS encoding glycosyl hydrolase family 8, whose amino-acid sequence is MSVHPVPSPASQRPAHACGIAQLSLALALLAGLISGSDAGVGLASVATVAGAATRAGADAAATAARRPFPQHVKYAKSVLVPQVPGATRDSVTLRFWRAWKSRYLRARGSPGLWVQHRPGTNVSEGTGYGMVLSAYFGDRRTFDGLYRHFRAHPSRYSPDLMAWKQKLIDGRMVDVAGRDSATDGDLDIAYALLLAHRQWRSRGPIDYRAQSLLVSRAALAHDVNPRLGNTTPGDWAAGKDTRRTRTSDFMPAHFDAFARVDPDSAWQWRRVKRSTSAIALAQFRNGSRRTGLLPDFMAYWRGEWRPVRGVYLESKHDGDFGYNACRDPWRLSLPYLLMGQRRLRPLLLKHTVWLRTETNGDPAQIRAGYYVRNGPNGQPYRNYPDLAFTAPAAVNAMLGGDGGQRWLNRLWRAITRGPSTSNYYSDSLRLMALLILSRNWWQP
- a CDS encoding alpha/beta fold hydrolase yields the protein MPLAMDLAGTTVALAAEPGPRYVSLHDRDIAFRYWPGNGPTVLLIHGLGSSGDEWDLVIPHLRAAGHGVVAIDLPGHGNSARGREDYSLGATASIVRDLMDHLGIDRAILAGHSLGGGIALQFTYQFRERICGLVLVSSGGLGGEATGWLRAATLPGSGLVLAAIGSRATVRSGDWLGRRLRRRGIAPRVLDPDSLAKLASFGHRPTRMAFLATLRSVVDRSGQSVSALGKLTVVGDLPVLLVWGADDPTIPMSHAQNAIARLPHAKLVVFDSVRHEPHRDRPADLAALVVNHFRGWGLDAALSTSIDGMRYDGLL
- a CDS encoding CapA family protein; this translates as MRQSKILTLTGGLAAMSLVVAACVQAPASPAASSAAVVPEASPTVTDPPTVSTQEFAPTAASTEPIRFSVAATGDFLIHGPVYARALRNGGGRTYNFRPMFRYIRSYIRRADLAICHFETPMAPGAPAGYPVFNTPKKLAKDARAIGWDMCDTASNHTVDKGQRGVNSTLKAIRSAGIVSHGSARKSSRYDIPMVEVQGVKVALLSYTESTNGIPLPHSWSVNLLDTTRIKSDAARAKAAGAKVVIVNMHAGTEYQHAPSARQRQVARILTASPDIDAIIGQHVHVVQPIKWKHGKPIVYGEGNLISNQTGACCPAASMDGILAQLYFVVDGDDVSVERVKYVPVTVRRPDYAVIPIGKGLRKGLMNSSTLRASYGRTVSVIGKTARVRPQPAKAG